From a single Miscanthus floridulus cultivar M001 chromosome 8, ASM1932011v1, whole genome shotgun sequence genomic region:
- the LOC136475353 gene encoding protein BZR1 homolog 4-like translates to MVAKGVGAGGSGGDDAWARAGDGNGNENGNGSGNGKATVRELPWRERENNRIRERRRRLIAARIFTGLRKYGNYTLPRNDNNMVLKALCEEAGWTVEADGTTYRKGPKPDPAGDEHMADIGGSAPVNPAGGASYSLNRETSPSGITLGGGGSRGASPIPAWLKNLSKQLSDKSYPNFYASSSNSNSNAPATQQNGSPPSSPPRLRKKARYSSPPPATPPPSPARASNSNVLPPPWATGAGAIRFSFKTSTPPLMSPVTGGRAPGPDPVRLLAGFQISYAADNKAPAYSSFVASGASSLGAGSSASAWMLPPLPGRSSSGASAAVRGRGGALLSPLGFSFRRSGGEQAGAREEVMTEKNADEEGLELTLGNAQTRKDRA, encoded by the exons ATGGTGGCGAAGGGAGTAGGAGCGGGAGGGAGTGGGGGTGACGACGCATGGGCTAGGGCAGGGGACGGGAACGGGAATGAGAACGGGAACGGGAGTGGGAACGGGAAGGCGACGGTGCGGGAGCTGCCGTGGCGTGAGCGAGAGAACAACCGGATCCGGGAGCGCCGTCGCAGGTTGATCGCGGCGAGGATCTTCACCGGGCTGCGCAAATACGGCAACTACACCCTCCCCAGGAACGACAACAACATGGTGCTCAAGGCGCTCTGCGAGGAGGCCGGCTGGACCGTGGAGGCCGACGGCACCACCTACCGCAAG GGACCCAAGCCTGATCCGGCAGGTGATGAGCATATGGCCGACATCGGCGGGTCTGCTCCGGTGAACCCAGCAGGCGGAGCTTCCTACAGCCTGAACCGGGAGACGTCGCCCTCCGGCATCACGCTCGGCGGCGGGGGCAGCCGCGGAGCCAGCCCCATTCCGGCGTGGCTCAAGAACCTGTCCAAGCAGCTCAGCGACAAATCGTACCCCAACTTCTACGCGAGCTCCTCCAACTCCAACTCCAACGCGCCGGCGACGCAGCAGAACGGCTCCCCGCCCTCATCCCCGCCGCGCCTCCGCAAGAAGGCGCGCTACTCCTCCCCGCCGCCAGCCACCCCGCCGCCGAGCCCGGCGAGGGCCTCCAACTCCAACGTGCTGCCGCCTCCGTGGGCCACGGGTGCTGGCGCCATCCGCTTCTCCTTCAAGACCTCCACCCCGCCGCTGATGAGCCCCGTCACCGGCGGCCGGGCCCCCGGCCCCGACCCGGTGAGGCTGCTGGCGGGGTTCCAGATATCCTACGCCGCGGACAACAAGGCACCGGCCTACAGCAGCTTCGTGGCGTCCGGCGCGTCGTCGCTCGGCGCCGGGAGCTCTGCTTCTGCCTGGATGCTCCCGCCGCTGCCGGGACGCAGCAGCAGCGGGGCGTCGGCCGCGGTCCGTGGCCGTGGTGGCGCGCTTCTGTCCCCGCTCGGGTTCTCGTTCCGCAGGAGCGGCGGGGAGCAGGCGGGCGCGAGGGAGGAGGTGATGACCGAGAAGAACGCCGACGAGGAGGGCCTGGAGCTCACCCTGGGGAACGCGCAGACCCGCAAGGACCGCGCTTGA